The sequence CCAGGTACAACACCGGGAACCCGTCGGCTGTCCCCCACCGGCCGAGCGCCGTGTACCCCTCCAACGCGGTAGCGACGTGACGAGCGGCGAGGTGCCGCTCCCACGTCCCGTCGACGGTGGAACGAGGAGCTTCAGCGATGCGGTCGGCCAACGAGTCCATCGGTCATCTCCCCCCTGCGACCCAGCGGGCCTGGTCCAGGACCTCGTCGGTCCGGCCGTCCATCAGAAGCTCGATGGGGCGCTGCATGTCCAGGTTGCGGTTGCGGGACCGCAGCCAGATTTCCATGCCTTCCGGGGTGTAGGTGTCTCGCAGCACATCGATGATCGTGTGCAGATCCAAGAGCTTGTCGGCGCTTCTGCCCCTGGGTGAGTTCGCACCACTGGCCCAGTTCTGCACGGTGCGCGCCGACGAACCGACGACCTTGGCGACCTCGACCTGCGTCACCCCAGCAGAGCCGATCTTCTCCAGCACCCCCAGGAAGCTCAGCGACTGCGCTCGTTGCCCCGGCGGGGCCTGGTGCTCCCGGTGGGCGGCGGTATCAGGCATGCGGGCTCCTCTTGCGTAGGTAATTGCACATCATGCTGCGCTATCAGTTGCTTGACAACTTGCGTGTCGAGTTGCGTGTCTGTGCTACCGTCGACACTACGATCGAGAGGTGTAGACGATGGCCGAGCTGCTCATCAGGGTGGGTTCACAGGACGTAGCGCTCATGAACCGTGTCTTCGGCCTGGACGGTGCCCGAGCGGCAGCATGGCGCCCCGACCGGCTCGTCGTGGACGCTCACGTTCCCGCGAAGACGTCCGAACTTGCCGCCATAGCTCGCCGCGCGGGGGTTCCGTTCCTCGTCGATCCCCAGACGTACTTCCTGCAGGGCGCCCAGCACTCTGGAGACCCCTGGGCCCAGCTGCCCTTCGGCGACCCTCGACCCCTGACCGCCGCAGACTTGGCGAGCACTGCCACCCAGGACGCTCTGATCGCGACGTGCATCGACTACCAGATCGCGGCCGGCGCCACCGCGATCATCGCGCCGTACCTGCACCTCGAACGACTCGGCGACGGCCTCGTCTTCGTTCAGGCAGCTCTCTGGAAGCGAACAGCTGCCCTGCTGGCCGCCCGCGGCAATCAGCTCCCGGTCATCGCGGTCGTAGCCCTCGGATGGCGCCTGCTTGACCCGTCTACGGACAAAGACCTGATCCCCGTCTGGGAAGCACTCGATGCTCTGCACCCCACCGAGGTGGCGATCGCCGCCACCAAAGCGCACATGGGGTCCACCGCCGTAGACCGCCTGCACCACCTCGTCATGCTCATCAACAAGCTCACGCCCGCCTACCCCGTGCTGGCCTGGCAGCAAGGACTACTCGGCGAGGCCTGCGTCGCAGCGGGCGCCCGCGGATACGAGACCGGGATGGCGATGCGAGAGCACTGTGACCTGCAGACCGCTCAGAACTCCCGCCGCACAGCGCCCACCGGTGGCCGAGGTGCGCCACCGGTGTACATCCCGGCCCTCGGCCGCGGCATCCCCAAAAAAACCGTGAGAGAACTACACACAGACCGCACGGTGTGGAGCTCCGTTCTCTGCGCAGACCCTCGGTGCTGCCCCTCAGGCGACCACGTCCTCAACGACGCCCGACAGCACGCCATCGTCTCCCGCGCACGAAGCCTCGCCGAGCTGACCCAGATCGATCGCGCCACCTGGCGATGGGCTGAAGTCTCCCGGCGGTCAGCCCACGGCATCCGGCTCAGTCAACGGATCAACAAGATCGCCGACCGAACCCCGGGCATGGCCCGGGTAGACACACGAGCACTAGAAGCCATCCACACCGTGTCCGACCAGCGCAGGCACCTCAGGCGACGACGCAAGGCCGCTTGATCTGACCTCGCACCAGCCCCCGATGGTGCAGACGGTGCGGGCGCGTGGATCGAGCTCCCCTCCCTACGTACCCGACCTGCCGGGCCTCCGTCTCCCCCGCCACCGCTGCGTCGCGGGGGAGACGGAGGGCTAGGACGTTGACGCGGCGGTTGCCACAGCACGGCCCCGCGCGCCCACCGGTGCGTTCTGCGATGCGTTGATCGTCAGGGCGGTGCCGGCGAGAACGACCTGGACCCCGGCCAACGCCACGCCACCCCACATCCCCACCTGCATCCAACCGACACCGTCACCCATGTCGGCTTGCATCTGGTCCGCGCTCATGGTCGACCACGGCGCCGCCAGCAGAAGCACGTGTGCCAGAAGCATCCCGGCGTACATCAGCCCGGTCATCGCCCACACGCGGTCCGAGGGGCCACGCGAGAGAGCCCGCACACACGGCAGGCAGCCCATGGCCATGACCACGAGTAGGCCTCGAACCAGGGTGCCACCGTGCCCTGGCATGACGGCCGTCAGCAGGTGCAGGACCACGCAGAGGCCACCGACAACGACGGCCGTCCCAGCGAGCACCGGAACCAGCCGGCCCGGCCGGGACGCACCGTGGTCTGCGGTGCGCCCCGGCAGAACAGCTGACCGCCTGCCACGAGCTGGGGAGTGGTCGCCTGTCATGGGTGAGTGGTGGTTGGCCGGACACTGCTCGCCTGAACAGGGAGCGGGTCCTCCTCCATCATCCCTACCTCACGCACCCGCGCCGGGTCGGTGATCCGGACGTAGAGGAACCAGACCAGTCCGAGCACCACCACGCCCACGAAGATGTAGGGCAGCAGGTCGTAGGGCGGTTCCGGCACCGGGACAACGTTCTTGTAGGCGATGTACAGCAACGCGAGCACGACCATGACGGCAACGACGGTGAACATCGGATTCGCCTCCCGGCGCCGCCGCAGGAAGATCGGTAGTGCCACCGCCATGAGGAGGTAGGCGAGCATGTATCCGAAGGTGCCGATGGTCCCGGTGTAGGCGTAGATATTCAGGGGCGTGGTGCCGGTGGCGACCATGACGAGCGGCACTGCCGCGACGACGGGGGTGCCCAGCCAGATCGCCACGTGCGGGGTCTTGTGGACGGGGTGTGCTCGCGCGAACACCGACGGGAGCAGACCCTCCTCGCCCATCGTGTACAGCACCCGGGATGCCGCGTTGATGCTGGCGACGATGACCGCGAAGAACGACGAGGTGATCCCGAGGTCGATGACCCACGAGACACTGCCCAGGCCGTTCTGGGTGGCCAGGTCGCTGATGGGGGCGGCACTCGTACCCAGTCCGTCAGGGCCACCAAAGCCCAGCACCGAGGTGTACGCGGCGAAGATGTAGAGCAGCCCCACGAGGACGGCGCTGCCGAGCACCGCCCGGGGAATTGCCCGGTGCGGGTTGCGTGCCTCAGCGCCGAGAGACGCTGAGCTCTCGAAACCGACGAAGCCAAGCACCGCGAGGACGATCCCGAACGTGACGCCATCGAACGTGACGCCCTGCAGCTGGACCTGGGAGGTGTCCAGGGAGAACCCGTTTCGGGCCAGGACGACGATGAGGACCACCAGCACAGCGAGAACGGAGAAGATCTCGAGCACAAGGCCGAGCCGGGTGGAGATCTTGATGCCGGTGACAGCCAACCGCCCGGCGGCGGCAGCGAGCACCACGTAGATGATCACTTGGGTGAGGGTGGCGCTGCCGGAAAGCCCCATCGTGGTGAGGAGGTTTCCGAGGTAGATGCCGGACCCGGCGAGACCGACCATGGCGATACAGGTGTAGCCGATGACCAGGCCCCATCCCGCCGCAAACGCCCCGGCCGGCCCGAGCCCTCGGGCCACGTAGCTGTAGAGCGAGCCCGAGGAGGCGAACCGCCGGGCGAACTGGGCCACGCACAGCCCGATGAGAAGAACAACGACCATCGCAACCAGGTAGGAGATCCACGCACCGGAACCGGCGTAGAGAACGATCAACGCGGGTCCAGTGGCCATGACTGCGCTCGGCGCGATCCCGGACACGGACTGCGCGAGGACCTCAATCTGGCTCATCGACTCGTGGGCGAGTCCACGGTCGGTGTGGGTGGCGGGGGGAACTTCCGCCGCGGACCGGGTCACGGCATGACCTGTTCGCGCGCACCCTCGCCGACCTGCGCACCGCCGGCGTGGCACGCGGGGATGGAGCGGGGCATGTCCAGAGCCGGGTTGCCGTCGAAGAACCCGAACGGCTTGAGGTGGAACCCGGCATAGCCGACGGGCATGATCGGCCAGTCCTCCGGGCGAACTGCGTGGTGGGCGCCGAAGGAGTACCACACGACGACGTCCTGGTCCTCGAGGGATCGGTCGGCCTTGGCGAACTCCGGCAGGCCTCCTGGCGTGTTGTTCTGGTTGGGGTAGTCACCGGCGGCGTACATCTCGCCGGGGTCATAGGCGGTGACCCAGAGGTGCTTGTAGGCGAACTGGGCGCGGGACCAGGCCTGCGAGCCCTCACCCTGCATCGGGAGCACGTTCTCCCCCGGCATCAGCTTGTACCCGACAGGTTGCCCGAGCTCGTTGACCTCGGTGGGGTTGACGACCTGCCAGGTGCGGGCCACGAGCGGGTTGATCAGCCGCTGGGCCTCGCTTTCCCGCGCCAACAGCGTCTTCTGCGACACCCAGGCGTTGCCGTAGGGGTTGTCCGCACCCGGGGGCAGCGCGACCGCGTCGACCTCGTAGACGGAGTTGCCGACGCCGTCGAGCTGCATGTCCAGGCGCACGTTGAAGAAGTGCTGGTGGTTGGGGCCGTACAGCCCAGGAGCCACCAAGTTGCCGAAACGTGGCTGCTCACCGACCGGGATCGCTCCCGTGGAGATGACCCCGGACAGCTTCACCTCGTACTGGATGGTGCCGTCGGTGTAGAGGTACCAGAAGAACCCGTACTCATAGTTCCCGACGGTGGCGAAGCACGAGATGACCAGTCGACGTGAGCGCCGGACCTCGACCTTCTCGGTCCGGAAGTCGGTGTGCTTCCAGCCGACACCGAAATCTTCCTCGTGCATGCAGATGGCGTTCGGGATCGTCAGCGGGTGACCGTCCTGGTCGTTGGCGACCGCATCGAAGTAGCGGATCTCGCCCAGGCAGTCGCAGCCCAGCTGAAGCGGGTTCAGCAGGAGTCCGACCCCGTACTCGCCCTCGTCGAAGACGTTCTTGATGCGATGGGTGGGGGCTGGGTCGCCGTAGGGGATGTACATCTCCGACAGTGATGCCCGGTAGATGATCGGACGTACCCGGCCCCGGTCTTCGTAGCCGATCTGGTGCAGAACAAGACCCTCCCTCGGGGAGTACCCCACCCGCAGCCGCCACTTCTGCCAGCTCACGGCATGGCCCTCGACGGTGAAGCTCGCCCCTTCGGGCTGGGTGATCTCGATCGGCCGAACGTCCCCACGGAGCCCGGTGTGCGCCGGCCGGTTGTCGTCGTCGAACATCAGCTCCGGCATGTAGTTGCCGGCCTTCTCCGGAACAGCCACCACACCATGGTCACGGACGTCGATGACCTCCATGAGGTCTAGGTCGACGAGCACGATGAGTCCCTCGACCGGCCGGGCGTAGCCGTTGTCGTCCTCCCGGGACCGGAGGAAGGTCAACGGCCGTATGAGACGGCGGCCCAGCGGGTCCTCGATGTCGTATCCCGCCGCCCAGGGATCGATCATCGCCAGCGAGAAGTCCGTGACGCCGCGCTTCCGCATCGCCTCCTGCCACTCGGGGTTCGCGCGGGTGACCTCCTCGGTCTGGAAGAACTCCTCCAGCATGATGCTGGGCTGCGCACCCTCCACCACACGCCACGAGCTCACTGCCCGCGAGGACAGGGACACCACCGTCTCTACCGTCTGCTGGTTCGAGCGGTCGTACAGCACCACGAACGCCGACCGCTCAGGAGCCTCGGCACTACCCTCCACGAAGCCCAGGACCTCCCGCTTGGGGGGCTCGTGCAGCGCAATGGAGACGAAGCGAACCCGAGCATCGAGACTCCGCTGTTCCCGGAGGATGGCCGACACCTGGTCGATCTCGGCCGCGCTCAACGGTTCCAGCGGGTGATTCACAGTGGTTCTGACGTCGGACAACCGTGCCGTCATCGGGTCTCCTTCAAAGCGCAGGGGCTCGGGCGAAACCTGGGTAACACCTCGCCAGTAGACTCCCTGCCATGACGCAAGTCACGCATCAGTTTGAATGAGAATGTCCTCCTAACTATTCTCATTTCAAGCAGACGAATCGGATCTACTCGGCGCTGCACGATGGGGTTGCCTCAGCCCCCTCGTAGACAGCGGTCGCGCTAGTTCAGTTCTCAAGGACCAAGCCGTGGGCGTCGGCCAGATGACCGACCCGGCCCTGGTGTGGTACGAACCCGATCCAGGCAAGTAAGAACCCGGAAACCCGCCTCGCCACCGCTGTTCTCCATCAGCCCCCGGCCGCAGACCACGACTACGGGTTACCCTCCGAACGCAGCCACGATTATTTTTGCCTGCTTACCCCAAGGAGGGCGATGGTCGTGACGCCACCGCAAACGGGTTGGACACGCGCGGAATCACCCGTCGCAGGCCTGCGTCGACGCGGGCTGACACTTACTCAGGTTCTCGCCCAGTCCGTGGCGGCGGTGGCACCGTCCGCGGCAATGGTCACGTTGCCGGGCATCGTCATCGCCGAGGTCGGTAGCGCCGCCATCGCGTGTTTCGCTGTCGCCGCCGCAATTGTGTTTTTAGTGGGCTACTGTCTTTCCCACTTCGCACGGCGCATGGCCTCGGCCAGTGGACTCTACAGTTATACCGCTAAAGGGCTTGGTCCGGTGGCCGCGTTCACAGCAGGTTGGGCGCTGATGATTGGCTACCTAGGCATCGCCCTCGCCAGCGTCCTCGCCAGTGCGTTGTACTTCACGTCGTTGATCGAACTAGTTGGTCTTGCCGCTGCCGGTTCGACCGTCGTGTTATCGGCTACGATACCGGTCCTCGCCGGCCTGGCGGCCTTACTCATGGTGCGCGGGATCAAGCTGTCGGCGCGCGTAGCTCTTGGCCTGGAAGTTACGTCAATTGCCTTGATCTTGGCGGCGTTGGCCATACTGAAGATCAATCAGGCTGAGGGCATCACTGCCCCGCCGGCTTCCACGGGCCGGCTCACCATCGATGCCGTCGGCCTCGGAGTCGTGCTCGCCGTGACCTCGTTCGTCGGATTCGAGAGCGCCGGAACGTTGGGGGTCGAGGCGAAGCGTCCGCTTGTGTCGATCGCGCGAGCCATGCGATGGCTCCCCCTGGTACTCGGGGTCCTCTACCTGGTTGCCGTCACTGCGCAGGTAGCCACCTTGGCCGCCGCGCCGTTGGACATTGGGCGCAGCCCGACCCCGGTCGCCGACCTCACACGCTTACGCGGTGACACTGCGCTCTCGGCGGTGATTGATATTGGCGTCGCTGCGTCTTTTTTCGCTTGCATCATAGGCTCAGGCAACGCATTCGTGCGCATCGTCTTCAGCATGGGCCGGGAAGGCATATTCCCTACCGTCCTGGGCCGTACCCACCGCCGATACGCCACTCCCCATATTGCGACAGTGGCCCTGTTGACGTTGTTGGTCTTCGTACCACTGATCATGGTTGTGGCCCACACTGCTCCGAGAACCTCTCTCGTTGCACTGCTCACTCTCTCCGCGTTCGGATATCTCACCTCGTACACCTTGGTGTGCATCGCAACACCAACATTTTTATGGCGCATCGGCGAACTCACCGCCCGCCCCTTACTCGCCGGAATTGTTGCATCCCTCACGATGGGGACCATCATCTACGCCGCCTTCGCCGCCACTCTCTCCGCCGATTCGAGCGTCCCCATCGCATTCCTCCTGACTATGGTGACTGGTTGGCTTCTCCTGGGCGCAATATGGCTCAACGACAGATCAAGACTCCGGAACATTGGGGTCTACGACGAAACGCTCACCCGTGACGTCTATATCGGTGTGACGCCATATGGAAACGACATGGCGGAGACCGATGGGCGCTAGCCTCTCGGGTCGCCAGCCCAAGGCGGTAGTGACCGCGCTCGAAGTTTTGGAAAAGGTGGCCACGAGCGGTACCGGAGTCACGGCGAAGGAGATTGCCCATTCACTGGGTCTACCTCCGGCCACGACGTACCGGCTGCTGAACATCTTGGTCGCCGAGGGGTACCTGGTGCGCCTGGCTGACCTCACCGGTTTTGCACTCGGCCAACGGATGGGCAGGTTGCTCGGGCCCACCCGGCCGCCGACGGTCTGCCACGCGGCACATCAACTTGTCACTCAGTTGCGGGAGAACATTCGCTTTGCGATCTGCCTCGTGTGCTACTACCCCCCCACGACTGTGCAGGTCGTCGACGCAGACCCCGACCATGCGCTTCAGGCTGACGATACGTGGGTGCGTCACCTTCACGCGTCGGCCGTGGGCAAGCTGCTCCTCAGCGAACAGGGCGACTGGCGTGACATCTTCCCCGAACGTCATTTAGTGGCGATCACTGCTCACACCATTACCAGCCCCGCCGACATGGACAGCCAAGTCGTTAAATTCAGGGAGCGCGGGGTAGCCCACCAACTGGGTGAGCTGCGCTCCACCACCGCCTGCTACGCCGTCCCTGTTCGATCGGTGTCCGGCGCCCTGGTCGGCGCGCTAGCAATCTCGGGGCCGCTGGAACGCCAGGAAGCGCTTGCCGAACTAGTGCAGCCCATGCGCGACTGCGCAGACCAACTAGGACCGCTCTTGGCCTGACTCGGTCACCCGCGAAAAATGACCCTCACTGGGAACCGCCAGGGCGGTCACCGCAGCTGCCGGCCCCCGCGCAGGGTCAGTCGGGCAGGTCGGTAGCGGCGGGCACCACCAGGCCGAACATGTCGGTGATCGAGGCCAGGCTGGCCGCCTGCAGCGCCGCGGCGGACACCACCTGGTCGTCGAGGCCAGGAAGCGCCCGGGTGGCCGTGGCCCCGGCGACGATGGTCGGGCGGTACCCGAGGCTGAATGCACCCCGCGCCGTCGAGTTGACGCACATATGCGTCATGAAACCGGCAATCACCAGGTCCCGTCGCGACGACTCCGACAGCAGCGCGAGCAGCTCGGTCTCGGTGAACGCGTTGGGATACCCCTTGACCACGACGGGCTCATCCTTCCGGGGTGCCACCCGGGCTACGAACGCACCACTCTCCGCGGTCACGTCGAAGAGAGAGCCCACTCCATCGTCATGCTGGATGTGCACCACAGGGATCCCCGCGGTGCGGGCGCGCTCGAGCAGTGCCGCACCCTCGTCCAACGCGGCCTGCGCCCCCTCGAGCTCCAACACCCCGCCGGTGTAGGTGTTCTGCATGTCCACCAAGATCAAGATTGACTCCGCCAACGATGCTGGCACCGAGGGAAGACCGGACAACGTGCGCAACGTCGGATTCACAGCCATGGCGATCTCCTCAAAGACTCAGCCGACCCGGTAGCGGCAGATCCACAATCGTAGTGAGCGCTCCGCGCACCACGCGGTGGTGGGGCGACCACACCCGGCAGCTGACCTCGCCCAGTCATCGTCCCTTCCCGACAGCACGTCCTCGTCGGGGGTTGGCGCCCTGGTGGCGTGGTGCGTCAGCTGACGATCCCACTAACGTTCATGCGGCTGTCCGCAGGGCCCGGACCCGGTTGTTGCGGGCCTCGTGGGTGAGCTCGGCGAGGCCGAGGTGTTCCAGAAGCGGTGGCAGGTACATCCCGAACCGGCCCCGGTAGCCGTTGCGCTGGCCGTACCAGCCACCGACCGGGTTGCTCGGTGAACGCCCCCACGCCTCAACGGTGCCCTCGACCGCCGGCTTCTTCTCATCAGCGGCACCCAACGGCACCCAGTCGTCGCGCTCGAGCAACCACGCATGCAGATCCTCTACCGCCCGAGCCTGGTACCTCAACGTGGTGGCACCCACGACGCACACCAAGGTGGTCCCCTCGCGGTACATGCTGTACGTGGAGGTGCCCGGTGGCGTGCTCAGCTCCCACGGGTCCGCACGGGTTCCGATCTGCATGACTGCCTCTCCCCAACTCCCAGGACGACCCGGCTGCGCGGAGTCACGCTGCCCCATCGAAGCCAACTGGGGTACCCCACAAAACACAACGGGGGCTGCGGAACTCAGTGCTCGGGGCAGACCAGATCGGGGGCCGTGGTCCACCCCGCGGCCACCAGCCACCTCCGCGCCGGGTAGGCTACCGACCCCTCCGCGCTGTCCTCGGCCAGTGCCCCGGTGATGATGGGCCCGTCCCCGCAGCGGCTGCACTCCACGTTCACGACCGGGCCCCGCGGCTGGCAGGTGCGACAGTGCCCGGCCTCAACGACTGCACCGGGGTTGTCGGGGTCCGGCTCAAGCCAGCGCATCGCAAGATCAGCGCGGAGCTGCATCGCCTCCTCCCGGGTACCGGGCTCATGACCGCACGAAGGGCACGCCCGCGACGACCGCCCCGCGCTGGCAGCGACGGGCGGTGGCCGCACCGGCGCCGGTGCGGCCCCCGCCGCCGGCGTCATGGCGGGTTGGGTCTTGAGGTGGCGGTACAGGGTGGTGCGGCTGACCCCCAACACGTCGGCGACCTCCGTCAGCGGGGTGCCGGCGGTGACCATCCGTTGGGCCTGCTTCGTCTTGGCTGCGGTCATCACCGTGGGTCGGCCCCCGACCCGGCCCCGACGACGGGCCGCCGCCAGGCCGGCCATGGTCCGTTCCCGGACGAGGTCACGCTCGAACTCCGCGAGCGAGCCGAAGATGTGGAAGACCAACCGGCCCCCCGGGGTGGTGGTGTCGATCGCCTCCTGCAGCGACCGGAACCCGATCCCCCGCTCGGCCAGACCCCGCACGGTCTCAATCAAGTGCGGCAAGGACCGACCCAGGCGGTCCAGGCGCCATACCACCAAGGTGTCCCCCGGACGCAACGCGTCCATCAGGCTCGCGAGCTCGGGCCGGTCCGTCAGAGACCCCGAGGCGGTGTCGGTCCAGGACCGGAAGCACCCCGCGGCGCTCAGAGCGTCATGTTGCAACGCAGCGTCCTGCTCGAGGGTGGAGACCCTCGCGTACCCCAGCAGCTCACCCACGAGGACGCACTGTTCCACAACTCACCGTCAGGCCGTCTCGCGACACAAGGGTTTCGGGCACCAGTTCTGCACCCTCCACTCCCCCACCCTGTCGGGAGCACCGCTTGGGGTGGGGGCGTGTGCCAGAACCGACCCTGAGCGGCGCATTCACCGCGAGCTCCGCGGCCGGCCTCTGGGTCGGCGACTCGAGGGTGCCGTTGGGCGTCGCCGGGTGTTTCACAACCGCTCGAATGTGGCGCTCTCGACGTCGTTGCCGGCACCCGGCAACACGCGGCGGGGAGACGGGTGCGCCGCACCCGGCCCTGGACGGAACGTGCTCAGGTGAGAACGATGGTGACGCCCATCATGTGACGTCCTAGGAGGAGCTTGTGAAGACTGCGCAGATCGACGGTGGCGAGCTCGCCTACCGCGACGACGGCCCGCCCGACGGTGAGCCGGTGCTGCTCGTTCACTCGCTGTTCTTCGACCACACCATGTTCGACGCGCTGTCCGCCCGGCTGGTAGCCGCCGGGCACCGGGTCGTTTCCTACGACCACCGCGGCCAGGGCGCCAGCTCACCAGCCCCCCGGCAGGAGGTCAGCGTCGACCGCCTCACCACCGACGCCGCCGCCCTCATCGAGCACCTGGGCCTCGCCCCGGTGCACGTCGCCGGGAACTCCCTGGGCGGCTTCGTCGCACTGCGGCTGGCCGCCCGCCGCCCCGACCTGCTGCGCACCGCCACCGCCATGGGCTCCTCCGCGGAGGAGGAACACTCCCTGGCGGAGTTCGAGCCCCTGGTCGCCCAGCTCGGCGAGCTCGGTGGCGCACCCCTGGTGGACACCCTGATGTACATCATGTTCGGGGACACCTCGCTGCGGGAAGCCGGGCCGACCGTCGAACACTGGCGTTCCAAGATGACCGCCCTGGGCACCACCATCGCCGACGCCGCGTGGCAGACCATCCACCGCGACAGCATCGTCGACGAGCTAGCGGGCACC is a genomic window of Rhodococcus antarcticus containing:
- a CDS encoding APC family permease; this translates as MVVTPPQTGWTRAESPVAGLRRRGLTLTQVLAQSVAAVAPSAAMVTLPGIVIAEVGSAAIACFAVAAAIVFLVGYCLSHFARRMASASGLYSYTAKGLGPVAAFTAGWALMIGYLGIALASVLASALYFTSLIELVGLAAAGSTVVLSATIPVLAGLAALLMVRGIKLSARVALGLEVTSIALILAALAILKINQAEGITAPPASTGRLTIDAVGLGVVLAVTSFVGFESAGTLGVEAKRPLVSIARAMRWLPLVLGVLYLVAVTAQVATLAAAPLDIGRSPTPVADLTRLRGDTALSAVIDIGVAASFFACIIGSGNAFVRIVFSMGREGIFPTVLGRTHRRYATPHIATVALLTLLVFVPLIMVVAHTAPRTSLVALLTLSAFGYLTSYTLVCIATPTFLWRIGELTARPLLAGIVASLTMGTIIYAAFAATLSADSSVPIAFLLTMVTGWLLLGAIWLNDRSRLRNIGVYDETLTRDVYIGVTPYGNDMAETDGR
- a CDS encoding DUF6855 family protein, with translation MQIGTRADPWELSTPPGTSTYSMYREGTTLVCVVGATTLRYQARAVEDLHAWLLERDDWVPLGAADEKKPAVEGTVEAWGRSPSNPVGGWYGQRNGYRGRFGMYLPPLLEHLGLAELTHEARNNRVRALRTAA
- a CDS encoding recombinase family protein → MEQCVLVGELLGYARVSTLEQDAALQHDALSAAGCFRSWTDTASGSLTDRPELASLMDALRPGDTLVVWRLDRLGRSLPHLIETVRGLAERGIGFRSLQEAIDTTTPGGRLVFHIFGSLAEFERDLVRERTMAGLAAARRRGRVGGRPTVMTAAKTKQAQRMVTAGTPLTEVADVLGVSRTTLYRHLKTQPAMTPAAGAAPAPVRPPPVAASAGRSSRACPSCGHEPGTREEAMQLRADLAMRWLEPDPDNPGAVVEAGHCRTCQPRGPVVNVECSRCGDGPIITGALAEDSAEGSVAYPARRWLVAAGWTTAPDLVCPEH
- a CDS encoding cysteine hydrolase family protein; translated protein: MAVNPTLRTLSGLPSVPASLAESILILVDMQNTYTGGVLELEGAQAALDEGAALLERARTAGIPVVHIQHDDGVGSLFDVTAESGAFVARVAPRKDEPVVVKGYPNAFTETELLALLSESSRRDLVIAGFMTHMCVNSTARGAFSLGYRPTIVAGATATRALPGLDDQVVSAAALQAASLASITDMFGLVVPAATDLPD
- a CDS encoding IclR family transcriptional regulator encodes the protein MTALEVLEKVATSGTGVTAKEIAHSLGLPPATTYRLLNILVAEGYLVRLADLTGFALGQRMGRLLGPTRPPTVCHAAHQLVTQLRENIRFAICLVCYYPPTTVQVVDADPDHALQADDTWVRHLHASAVGKLLLSEQGDWRDIFPERHLVAITAHTITSPADMDSQVVKFRERGVAHQLGELRSTTACYAVPVRSVSGALVGALAISGPLERQEALAELVQPMRDCADQLGPLLA
- a CDS encoding primary-amine oxidase, yielding MTARLSDVRTTVNHPLEPLSAAEIDQVSAILREQRSLDARVRFVSIALHEPPKREVLGFVEGSAEAPERSAFVVLYDRSNQQTVETVVSLSSRAVSSWRVVEGAQPSIMLEEFFQTEEVTRANPEWQEAMRKRGVTDFSLAMIDPWAAGYDIEDPLGRRLIRPLTFLRSREDDNGYARPVEGLIVLVDLDLMEVIDVRDHGVVAVPEKAGNYMPELMFDDDNRPAHTGLRGDVRPIEITQPEGASFTVEGHAVSWQKWRLRVGYSPREGLVLHQIGYEDRGRVRPIIYRASLSEMYIPYGDPAPTHRIKNVFDEGEYGVGLLLNPLQLGCDCLGEIRYFDAVANDQDGHPLTIPNAICMHEEDFGVGWKHTDFRTEKVEVRRSRRLVISCFATVGNYEYGFFWYLYTDGTIQYEVKLSGVISTGAIPVGEQPRFGNLVAPGLYGPNHQHFFNVRLDMQLDGVGNSVYEVDAVALPPGADNPYGNAWVSQKTLLARESEAQRLINPLVARTWQVVNPTEVNELGQPVGYKLMPGENVLPMQGEGSQAWSRAQFAYKHLWVTAYDPGEMYAAGDYPNQNNTPGGLPEFAKADRSLEDQDVVVWYSFGAHHAVRPEDWPIMPVGYAGFHLKPFGFFDGNPALDMPRSIPACHAGGAQVGEGAREQVMP
- a CDS encoding helix-turn-helix domain-containing protein; translated protein: MPDTAAHREHQAPPGQRAQSLSFLGVLEKIGSAGVTQVEVAKVVGSSARTVQNWASGANSPRGRSADKLLDLHTIIDVLRDTYTPEGMEIWLRSRNRNLDMQRPIELLMDGRTDEVLDQARWVAGGR
- a CDS encoding APC family permease, whose amino-acid sequence is MSQIEVLAQSVSGIAPSAVMATGPALIVLYAGSGAWISYLVAMVVVLLIGLCVAQFARRFASSGSLYSYVARGLGPAGAFAAGWGLVIGYTCIAMVGLAGSGIYLGNLLTTMGLSGSATLTQVIIYVVLAAAAGRLAVTGIKISTRLGLVLEIFSVLAVLVVLIVVLARNGFSLDTSQVQLQGVTFDGVTFGIVLAVLGFVGFESSASLGAEARNPHRAIPRAVLGSAVLVGLLYIFAAYTSVLGFGGPDGLGTSAAPISDLATQNGLGSVSWVIDLGITSSFFAVIVASINAASRVLYTMGEEGLLPSVFARAHPVHKTPHVAIWLGTPVVAAVPLVMVATGTTPLNIYAYTGTIGTFGYMLAYLLMAVALPIFLRRRREANPMFTVVAVMVVLALLYIAYKNVVPVPEPPYDLLPYIFVGVVVLGLVWFLYVRITDPARVREVGMMEEDPLPVQASSVRPTTTHP
- a CDS encoding alpha/beta fold hydrolase, whose protein sequence is MKTAQIDGGELAYRDDGPPDGEPVLLVHSLFFDHTMFDALSARLVAAGHRVVSYDHRGQGASSPAPRQEVSVDRLTTDAAALIEHLGLAPVHVAGNSLGGFVALRLAARRPDLLRTATAMGSSAEEEHSLAEFEPLVAQLGELGGAPLVDTLMYIMFGDTSLREAGPTVEHWRSKMTALGTTIADAAWQTIHRDSIVDELAGTTVPVLAIAGTEDHAYPPPVSDAHIATATGGRSVTLEAAGHSVALEQPDRVADLLLEHFAASSGSTTPK